In one window of Pieris brassicae chromosome 10, ilPieBrab1.1, whole genome shotgun sequence DNA:
- the LOC123715565 gene encoding protein cornichon homolog 4 codes for MIFAETLLFALALLISGASFFILIYYIITLSDLECDYLNAQECCDKLNYWLLPKFICQSFTTFLLLLHGQLLLFLLNLPMCIWLTFQYLTVPQGNLGAYDPTEIHNRGQLKRYMRDVLIHVGYYLVFFFIYLYCLILSLLKSDPISRGNDYEIVTRI; via the coding sequence ATGATATTTGCTGAAACCTTATTGTTTGCACTTGCTCTGCTAATTAGCGGCGCATcgttttttattcttatatactACATTATAACGTTATCGGATTTGGAATGTGATTATTTGAACGCTCAAGAGTGCTGTGATAAATTGAACTACTGGCTTCTACCGAAGTTCATTTGCCAATCGTTTACCACATTTCTGTTATTGCTACACGGCCAACTGTTATTGTTTCTATTGAATTTGCCTATGTGTATTTGGCTTACTTTTCAGTATTTAACAGTTCCTCAAGGTAATTTAGGTGCCTATGATCCCACGGAAATTCATAATAGAGGCCAATTAAAGAGATATATGCGAGATGTACTTATTCACGTGGGCTATtacttagtatttttttttatatatttgtattgtttaatattgtctCTGTTAAAGAGTGATCCTATTTCAAGAGGAAATGATTATGAGATTGTGactagaatataa